From a single Plasmodium yoelii strain 17X genome assembly, chromosome: 9 genomic region:
- a CDS encoding fam-b protein → MRISILKFVFFSIIICFFEYAKNELYFINKRNVYHERNITNFRNNRILADADNQFDLNDFYQSTLSLANQFNEYDNYVDDEEMSFIRNAIDSHIKKHIKSNKLPDLNNVDKKTKKLVNELLTELEEVKKEINNKRNSELEIQPIQDKRITKKDENNSVSEYENFRQLENYKNNLESEDYNFDGEYVEITASNHYKKLEIGQKIEKTNLVAFKKLMMFMVSQIFIAATGGGYVIVLLIPYLVSIIKKCWKVIKLRFKLKKLSK, encoded by the exons ATGAGAATCAgcattttaaaatttgtttttttttcaattattatttgtttttttgaatatgcCAAAAAT GAATTATACTTTATAAATAAGAGAAATGTATATCATGAAAGgaatataacaaattttagAAATAATAGGATATTAGCAGATGCAGACAATCAATTCgatttaaatgatttttatcAATCAACTTTGAGTCTTGCAAATCAATTTAATGAATATGATAACTATGTCGATGACGAAGAAATGTCATTTATTCGAAATGCTATAGACTCACATATAAAGAAGCAtataaaaagtaataaattacccgatttaaataatgtagATAAGAAAACTAAAAAGTTAGTCAATGAACTTCTAACAGAATTAGAAGAAGTAAAAAAAGagattaataataaaaggaaTAGTGAATTAGAAATACAACCGATACAAGATAAAagaataacaaaaaaagatgaaaataattctgtatcagaatatgaaaattttagacaattggaaaattataaaaataatttggaGAGTGAAgattataattttgatgGTGAATATGTTGAAATTACAGCAAGTAATCATTATAAGAAATTAGAAATTGGTCAAAAGatagaaaaaacaaatttagtTGCATTTAAGAAGCTTATGATGTTTATGGTATCTCAAATTTTTATAGCAGCAACAGGAGGGGGGTACGTAATAGTATTACTTATACCATATTTAGTTTCCATAATTAAGAAATGTTGGAAAGTCATTAAATTACgctttaaattaaaaaaactaTCAAAATAA
- a CDS encoding PIR protein, translating to MDHHRCIRFGTLRVFYPDELENSTGIDFHGNGKIRDYCPIVDSGNKECRTDLDKIKAGFIWLFNQIIVNKINNLNKDQIEIFIIHIMIWFSYMLNIKNVMEFEDINEFYDKYIKNDDEYNKSITNVSDYNSYKEIIDKKKDLLNINFDDISNFYAAFKLLCSMHTDFSANNPNCTEYIEKSNEFVSKYTSLNDDSNNIDGSSYRQVLCTLSNDYDNFKKKCNDVNCMDIPSLPTIKATQVSVNNPEETSLHNSGVTSSSSSIPNTLILVLSIFGVIAFFLGISYKYSLFGFRKRSQRQHLRAKLKNK from the exons atgGATCATCACCGG TGTATAAGGTTTGGTACATTAAGGGTATTTTATCCCGATGAATTAGAAAATTCTACAGGAATCGATTTTCATGGTAATGGGAAAATTAGAGATTACTGTCCTATTGTAGATTCAGGAAATAAAGAATGTAGGACTGatctcgataaaattaaggCTGGATTTATATGGTTATTTAATCAAATTATTGTTAATAAGATtaacaatttaaataaagatcagatcgaaatatttattatacacattatgatatggttcagttatatgttaaacatAAAGAATGTTATGGAGTTTGAGgatataaatgaattttatgataaatatataaaaaatgatgatgagTATAATAAGTCTATAACTAATGTTAGTGATTATAATAGTTATAAGGAAAtcatagataaaaaaaaagatttgttgaatattaattttgatgatatatctaatttttatgctgcatttaaattattatgtagcATGCATACTGATTTTAGTGCAAACAATCCAAATTGCACggaatatatagaaaaatctAATGAATTTGTTTCAAAATATACAAGCCTTAATGATGATTCTAATAATATTGATGGCAGTTCATATAGACAAGTATTGTGtactttatcaaatgattatgataattttaaaaagaaatgtAATGATGTTAATTGTATGGATATTCCATCCCTTCCAACGATAAAAGCAACGCAAGTTTCTGTAAACAATCCTGAAGAAACTTCTTTACACAATTCTGGAGTcacatcatcaagttcgtcgataccAAACACATTAATTctagttttatcgatatttggtgtaatagcattttttttagggatttcttataag tattcgttatttggatttcgaaAACGATCTCAAAGACAACATTTAAGAGCaaagctaaaaaataaataa